The proteins below come from a single Aegilops tauschii subsp. strangulata cultivar AL8/78 chromosome 6, Aet v6.0, whole genome shotgun sequence genomic window:
- the LOC141025699 gene encoding uncharacterized protein has protein sequence MAGPDDSGGSKSPVTPRARVSNGNELAVAERPTARMARDIGGAVWPQLNRTNYTDWAVLMQVMMEGRYLWDAVQTGTTERSDDRLALESILRGVPPEMAPTLAGKATAKEVWDTVKTMLLGVARGREAKLATISKQYSYIRFADGETVDDFAMRISNMVAQMAQLGETVPEKRVVRKFLSVVPKRYSQIALSIETLVNLDTLSVEELTGRLKAAKERYDLEQAETGVGRLLMTEEEWAARLKGWAAQAATRREAAVGATEDVDAAATGAATERPTTTSADTAVSPATGLGTVTRRRGRRLRTSLRQKAQMMKIQPSSSRRCAPSPMTVSALTSNAACFHELDRRVAGTVKFGDRSVMAIHGRGSVLFTDINGGHRVLTGVYFIPRLRSSITSRKRT, from the exons ATGGCGGGCCCTGACGATTCCGGTGGTAGCAAGTCGCCGGTCACTCCACGGGCACGGGTCTCCAACGGCAACGAGCTTGCCGTGGCAGAGAGACCCACGGCGCGGATGGCGCGCGACATCGGCGGTGCGGTATGGCCGCAGCTGAACCGAACCAACTACACCGACTGGGCCGTCCTTATGCAGGTCATGATGGAGGGCCGTTACCTCTGGGACGCCGTGCAGACGGGCACGACGGAGCGCAGCGATGACCGGCTGGCGCTCGAATCAATCCTGCGCGGGGTGCCACCGGAGATGGCGCCCACCCTCGCCGGCAAGGCCACGGCGAAGGAGGTGTGGGACACTGTCAAGACGATGCTTCTAGGTGTGGCGCGTGGCCGCGAGGCTAAGCTCGCGACCATCTCCAAGCAGTACAGCTACATCCGCTTCGCCGACGGCGAGACCGTCGATGATTTCGCCATGAGGATCTCAAACATGGTGGCCCAGATGGCACAGCTCGGAGAAACTGTGCCCGAGAAGCGGGTTGTGCGCAAGTTTCTCTCCGTCGTCCCCAAGAGGTACTCTCAGATCGCGCTCTCCATTGAAACCCTCGTCAATTTGGACACATTGTCGGTGGAAGAGCTCACCGGGCGGCTCAAGGCCGCTAAGGAGAGGTATGATCTCGAGCAGGCTGAGACCGGCGTCGGCCGGCTCCTGATGACGGAGGAGGAGTGGGCTGCACGCCTCAAGGGGTGGGCGGCTCAAGCAGCAACGCGCCGCGAGGCGGCGGTCGGCGCGACAGAGGACGTGGACGCGGCCGCGACGGGCGCGGCAACGGAAAGGCCGACGACGACAAGTGCAGATACTGCGGTATCCCCGGCCACTGGGCTCGGGACTGTCACAAGAAGAAGAGGGAGGAGGCTGCGAACCTCACTCAGGCAGAAGGCGCAGATGATGAAGATCCAGCCCTCCTCATCGCGCAGGTGTGCACCATCACCAATGACGGTGAGCGCGTTGACGA GCAACGCGGCGTGCTTCCACGAGCTCGACCGTCGCGTCGCTGGCACAGTCAAGTTCGGGGACAGATCGGTCATGGCGATTCACGGACGCGGCTCCGTCCTCTTCACCGACATCAACGGAGGCCACCGCGTCCTCACCGGCGTCTACTTCATCCCTCGCCTGCGCAGCtccatcactagtagaaaaaggacctaa
- the LOC109777375 gene encoding uncharacterized protein, translated as MSEHMGRGGAGVILRDHAGAFRAASCHVVLRATDPEMVELLACKKAIELARRVGVGKLHLECDSAGVVSMLNNQEKNLSATGPTVEDVKSRLKEFDEFRVSWVSRSANAAADRLAKVGMGDELNSVWLSSPPDCILHIVSDEIPAFS; from the coding sequence ATGTCGGAGCACATGGGGAGAGGAGGCGCTGGTGTCATCCTACGTGACCACGCCGGGGCGTTCCGAGCAGCTTCATGTCATGTAGTGTTGAGGGCGACCGACCCGGAGATGGTGGAACTGCTGGCGTGCAAGAAGGCGATCGAGCTGGCAAGAAGAGTTGGGGTTGGCAAACTCCATCTTGAGTGTGATTCGGCAGGAGTAGTGTCCATGCTCAATAACCAGGAGAAGAATCTCTCTGCCACGGGACCAACTGTCGAGGACGTCAAGTCGAGACTGAAGGAATTTGATGAGTTTAGAGTTTCGTGGGTTAGCCGTAGTGCGAATGCCGCCGCTGATAGATTAGCTAAGGTGGGAATGGGAGATGAGCTCAACTCGGTGTGGCTCTCATCACCGCCAGACTGCATTTTACATATTGTTTCGGACGAGATTCCGGCTTTTTCTTAG